In Paenibacillus hexagrammi, the following are encoded in one genomic region:
- a CDS encoding TetR/AcrR family transcriptional regulator, which produces MTSSKKPDKYYAILEGALRVFAEHGYHRSQVSKIAKEAGVADGTIYLYFKRKEDILTSLFREKLGELVDKFNAGLDEKMTAREALQKVCCIHFSELENNLPLAYVTQIELRQSDLELRKEIGLAVKPYIVLIENILKKGVHDGSFRSNLDVKLVRLLLFGAMDEVVTSWLISGQKYSLSAQAPAAIEFFMNGLTG; this is translated from the coding sequence ATGACAAGTAGCAAAAAACCAGATAAATATTACGCTATCCTCGAAGGCGCGCTCCGCGTATTTGCCGAGCACGGATATCATCGCTCCCAGGTATCTAAAATCGCTAAGGAAGCCGGTGTTGCCGACGGTACGATTTATTTGTATTTCAAGCGAAAGGAGGATATCCTGACCAGTTTGTTCCGTGAAAAGCTTGGCGAGCTTGTTGACAAATTCAACGCTGGCCTGGATGAGAAGATGACGGCTCGTGAAGCCTTGCAGAAGGTTTGCTGCATTCATTTTTCAGAGCTTGAAAACAATCTCCCCCTCGCTTACGTCACTCAAATCGAGCTTAGGCAGAGCGACCTCGAGCTGCGCAAAGAGATTGGTCTGGCTGTGAAGCCATATATTGTGCTCATTGAAAATATACTGAAGAAGGGCGTGCATGACGGCAGCTTTCGGTCTAATTTGGATGTAAAGCTCGTCAGATTGCTCTTGTTTGGCGCCATGGATGAAGTCGTCACTTCCTGGCTGATTTCAGGTCAAAAGTATTCCCTGTCGGCACAAGCCCCCGCAGCTATTGAGTTTTTCATGAACGGTCTCACAGGCTAG
- a CDS encoding electron transfer flavoprotein subunit alpha/FixB family protein, whose translation MTARPILVVAETRGGKLRQVTFEAIQAAQLAAEPGSPIAAVCLGAAGAKAFADELASCGADTVYVVENSSLGVYQPEAYAASLLEVVKNVAPQAIFMGHTALGRDLAPQLAAKLQAGQISDVTAIERRGNEVVFTRPLYAGKAVEKKAFTDPGGPWIVTVRPNNIAAPEPDLSRQAQIIDVACPAPSLRAVVRKVVAKASGAVDLAEAKIVVSGGRGVRSAEGFRPLEELAAVLGGAVGASRGACDAGYCDYAMQIGQTGKVVTPEIYIACGISGAIQHLAGMSGSRVIIAINKDPEAPIFKVADYGIVGDLFEVLPLLTEEFRRML comes from the coding sequence ATGACTGCTCGTCCAATTCTTGTCGTAGCGGAAACTCGCGGTGGTAAGCTCCGCCAGGTGACATTCGAAGCTATTCAAGCTGCGCAGCTTGCTGCAGAGCCCGGCAGTCCGATTGCAGCCGTATGCTTAGGAGCTGCTGGAGCCAAGGCTTTTGCAGATGAGTTGGCCTCGTGCGGTGCCGATACTGTTTATGTGGTTGAGAATTCGTCCCTTGGCGTCTATCAGCCTGAGGCCTATGCAGCCTCCTTACTTGAGGTTGTCAAAAATGTGGCTCCGCAAGCCATATTCATGGGACATACGGCTTTAGGGCGCGATCTCGCTCCACAGCTTGCGGCGAAGCTGCAAGCCGGACAGATCTCCGACGTGACGGCAATTGAACGCCGTGGGAATGAAGTCGTCTTTACCCGTCCGCTCTACGCCGGCAAAGCCGTCGAGAAGAAAGCGTTTACCGATCCGGGCGGACCCTGGATCGTGACAGTGAGGCCGAACAACATCGCTGCCCCTGAGCCTGACCTATCCCGTCAGGCACAGATAATCGATGTTGCCTGCCCTGCCCCCTCCCTGCGCGCCGTCGTCAGGAAGGTCGTGGCAAAGGCGTCCGGCGCCGTCGATTTGGCTGAAGCCAAAATCGTTGTCTCCGGCGGACGGGGCGTGCGCAGCGCCGAGGGCTTCCGGCCGCTCGAAGAGCTGGCCGCCGTGTTGGGCGGCGCTGTGGGCGCTTCCCGCGGAGCGTGCGACGCGGGCTACTGCGATTACGCGATGCAAATCGGCCAGACCGGCAAGGTCGTGACGCCGGAAATCTACATCGCGTGCGGGATCAGCGGCGCCATCCAGCATCTGGCGGGGATGAGCGGATCGCGGGTCATCATCGCGATCAATAAGGACCCGGAGGCGCCGATCTTTAAAGTCGCCGACTACGGGATCGTCGGCGACCTGTTTGAAGTTTTGCCCCTTCTTACAGAGGAATTCCGCCGAATGCTGTAA
- a CDS encoding alpha/beta fold hydrolase, giving the protein MERRHGYWKDSKNTDVYLYAWLPDEGAEWKGILQIAHGMSESALRYERLAAFLTSHGYAVYANDHIGHGLTAGSPEQIGIFVKDSFHHMARHLGEIAHYIREQHDHKLPLYLMGHSMGSFLVQYMLGTYLAEHPRNVQGVVLSGSNGSQGPALLGGIVIAALEARIKGENHRSKLLHGLTFGAYNKGVSNARTSSDWLSRDAAEVAAYEADPYCGAICSSGFYRDFFRGLRETHSPALLRNIRKDLPIYIFAGDGDPVGAYGKGIQRLYTMYQNLGVKHVSCKLYPEGRHEMLNEINRDEVMQDLLEWLDSQRG; this is encoded by the coding sequence ATGGAACGACGACATGGTTATTGGAAGGATTCAAAGAACACAGATGTTTACTTATATGCCTGGCTGCCAGATGAAGGGGCAGAGTGGAAAGGGATCCTTCAGATCGCTCATGGGATGTCGGAGTCAGCCTTGCGGTACGAACGATTGGCAGCATTTTTAACCTCTCATGGATATGCGGTGTACGCCAACGATCATATTGGTCACGGCCTTACAGCAGGCTCGCCGGAGCAGATAGGTATTTTTGTAAAAGATAGTTTTCATCATATGGCGCGGCATCTCGGTGAGATTGCCCATTATATAAGAGAGCAGCATGATCATAAGCTTCCCTTATACCTGATGGGTCACAGTATGGGCTCCTTTCTTGTTCAGTATATGCTGGGCACTTATCTCGCGGAGCATCCTCGGAATGTACAGGGCGTTGTGCTGTCCGGAAGTAATGGGAGTCAAGGGCCGGCTCTTCTAGGTGGCATAGTCATTGCAGCCCTAGAAGCTCGAATCAAGGGCGAAAATCACCGAAGCAAGCTTTTGCATGGGCTTACGTTTGGAGCCTATAACAAGGGAGTTTCGAATGCCCGGACTTCTTCGGACTGGCTGAGCAGAGATGCCGCTGAGGTTGCAGCATATGAGGCCGACCCGTATTGTGGTGCGATATGCTCGTCAGGCTTTTATCGGGATTTTTTTAGAGGCTTGAGAGAGACTCATTCTCCGGCACTTCTTCGGAATATTCGAAAAGACTTGCCTATCTATATCTTTGCCGGTGACGGGGATCCTGTCGGGGCGTATGGTAAAGGCATACAACGTCTGTACACGATGTACCAGAACCTAGGTGTGAAACATGTCAGCTGCAAGTTATACCCGGAAGGCCGTCATGAGATGCTGAATGAAATCAACCGTGATGAAGTGATGCAGGATTTGCTGGAATGGCTCGACAGCCAGAGGGGATAA
- a CDS encoding alpha/beta hydrolase family protein, translating to MEHTITIQSEHAELAATLHYPAHSKLSSSGQCDRWPLIIICHGFIGSRIGVDRLFVKAAREFSKMGYLVLRFDYGGCGESTGDYGAGGLDVLIEQTRSVIDYALTIECVDLSRVILVGHSLGGATALLTAAKDHRVKTLVLWSAVAHPHSDIVRIVGKNEYEKLPRGGAIDHHGYLLTSRFFDSLAQHQPFEQLRRFNGDVLVIHGTSDDIIPVDYAPLYQKMFWLRKEGQCDVELIYQADHTFSGSAFSQDVIDKTIGWLGLQQNRKKDWNDWTI from the coding sequence ATGGAGCACACCATTACCATTCAAAGTGAACACGCCGAACTGGCAGCTACCCTGCATTATCCTGCACACTCCAAGCTATCCTCATCCGGTCAATGCGACCGATGGCCCTTAATCATCATTTGTCATGGTTTTATTGGCAGCAGAATCGGCGTAGACCGGTTATTTGTAAAGGCTGCACGGGAATTCAGTAAGATGGGGTATTTGGTGCTCAGATTTGATTATGGGGGCTGCGGAGAAAGCACTGGTGATTACGGTGCAGGGGGGCTGGATGTTCTGATCGAACAGACACGCAGCGTGATTGACTATGCCTTAACCATCGAATGCGTCGACTTGAGCCGGGTCATTCTCGTCGGCCATAGCTTAGGAGGGGCAACTGCCCTTCTTACGGCAGCTAAGGACCACCGCGTGAAAACATTAGTGTTGTGGTCGGCTGTAGCGCATCCTCACAGTGATATCGTGCGCATTGTTGGTAAAAATGAGTATGAGAAACTTCCTCGTGGAGGAGCTATCGATCATCACGGTTACTTGCTAACAAGTCGATTCTTCGATTCCTTGGCACAGCATCAGCCATTCGAGCAGCTGCGTAGATTTAACGGCGATGTGCTGGTGATTCACGGTACATCAGATGATATCATACCCGTAGATTATGCCCCGTTATATCAGAAGATGTTCTGGCTGCGCAAAGAAGGGCAGTGCGATGTTGAACTTATCTATCAAGCCGATCACACTTTCTCAGGTTCAGCTTTTTCCCAGGATGTCATTGACAAGACGATTGGCTGGCTTGGGCTGCAGCAGAATAGGAAAAAAGATTGGAACGACTGGACCATTTAA
- a CDS encoding TIGR00266 family protein → MNAHEIDYRILGNEMQYVEIELDPGESVVAEAGSMMMMDQHIQMETIFGDGSGENKGFMGKLLGAGKRLLTGESLFMTVFTNRSHQGKEQVTFAAPYPGKIMAMDLQELSGKIICQKDSFLCAAKGVSVGIEFQRKLGAGFFGGEGFIMQKIEGDGLAFVHAGGSICERVLRPGEMIRVDTGCLVAMTQDVDYDIEFVKGVKTALFGGEGLFFATLRGPGRVWIQSLPFSRLADRIAAAAGPGGRKEEGSILGGLGNLLDGDGR, encoded by the coding sequence ATGAACGCGCACGAGATTGATTATCGTATTCTAGGCAATGAAATGCAGTATGTTGAGATTGAACTGGACCCGGGTGAAAGCGTCGTTGCCGAGGCGGGCAGCATGATGATGATGGATCAACATATTCAAATGGAAACGATCTTTGGGGACGGCAGCGGTGAGAACAAAGGCTTTATGGGCAAACTGCTTGGAGCTGGCAAGCGATTATTGACAGGCGAAAGCTTGTTTATGACCGTGTTTACGAACCGAAGCCATCAAGGCAAAGAACAGGTTACCTTCGCGGCTCCTTATCCAGGTAAGATTATGGCCATGGATCTGCAAGAGCTAAGCGGGAAAATCATTTGCCAAAAGGATTCATTTCTTTGCGCAGCGAAAGGCGTTTCTGTCGGAATCGAATTTCAGCGCAAGCTGGGAGCCGGCTTCTTTGGCGGTGAGGGCTTCATTATGCAGAAAATCGAGGGTGACGGTTTGGCGTTTGTTCATGCCGGTGGCTCGATCTGTGAAAGAGTGCTCCGCCCCGGCGAAATGATTCGCGTCGATACCGGATGCCTGGTCGCGATGACGCAGGACGTTGACTACGACATTGAGTTTGTGAAGGGTGTGAAGACGGCGCTCTTCGGCGGCGAAGGATTATTCTTCGCTACGCTCAGAGGACCGGGACGCGTATGGATTCAATCCCTGCCGTTCAGCCGTTTGGCCGACCGGATTGCAGCAGCGGCAGGTCCCGGAGGACGCAAAGAAGAAGGCAGCATCCTTGGCGGGCTTGGAAATTTGCTGGATGGAGACGGCAGGTAG
- a CDS encoding acyl-CoA thioesterase has product MEAKPARLSRTVLTEIIFPADINYHNTVFGGRVMHYIDKVATIASMRHARRAVVTASSDSLDFLAPVKLGEAIQLEAFVTWTHRSSMEVYVKVESENLLTGEKKPTATSYLTFVALDSQGQPCPVPAVIPETEEEKKLFETAEARFEARKQRKAQRNPF; this is encoded by the coding sequence TTGGAAGCGAAACCGGCCAGACTGTCCCGGACAGTTTTAACGGAAATTATTTTTCCCGCTGATATTAATTACCACAACACGGTGTTTGGCGGACGTGTCATGCACTATATTGATAAAGTTGCAACCATCGCAAGTATGCGTCATGCAAGGCGGGCGGTCGTAACGGCATCCAGCGACAGTCTGGATTTCTTGGCGCCGGTCAAGCTAGGCGAGGCGATCCAGCTGGAGGCATTCGTCACTTGGACCCATCGCAGCTCCATGGAGGTATATGTAAAGGTGGAGTCCGAGAATTTGTTGACAGGTGAGAAGAAGCCAACGGCAACCTCGTATTTGACGTTCGTGGCGCTTGATAGTCAGGGTCAACCGTGTCCTGTACCTGCGGTGATCCCCGAGACAGAGGAAGAGAAGAAGCTGTTTGAAACAGCGGAGGCAAGGTTCGAGGCGCGCAAGCAGCGGAAGGCGCAGAGAAATCCTTTTTAG
- the purT gene encoding formate-dependent phosphoribosylglycinamide formyltransferase has protein sequence MYGAPLSAKAKKMMLLGSGELGKEVIIEAQRLGIETIAVDRYANAPAMQVAHRSHVINMLDGEQLKQVILQERPDLIVPEIEAIATPVLVELEQEGFRVIPTATASRLTMDREGIRRLAAETLQLRTAKYAFADTLDELKAAVAQIGTPCVIKPIMSSSGKGQSVCRTPEDAEHSWNYAMEGGRAKAGRVIVEEFIHFDSEITLLTVRSVSGTTYCEPIGHIQKDGDYIESWQPHAMSEYHIEEAKHMAKTITDALGGYGIYGVELFLSQEGVYFSEVSPRPHDTGMVTMATQDLSEFALHARAILGLPITCIRLLTPGASYTLKADREAADYSISGLEEALSVPHTQVRVFGKPETKVGRRMAVALSSADTTEEARSRAKQAAAALKLNYE, from the coding sequence ATGTACGGAGCACCTTTATCAGCCAAAGCGAAAAAAATGATGCTGCTTGGTTCCGGCGAGCTTGGCAAGGAAGTCATCATCGAAGCGCAGCGGCTGGGTATCGAAACGATTGCGGTTGACCGCTATGCGAATGCGCCTGCCATGCAGGTCGCGCACCGCAGCCATGTCATTAATATGCTGGACGGCGAGCAGCTGAAGCAAGTGATTTTACAAGAACGGCCTGATCTGATTGTTCCAGAAATTGAAGCGATCGCAACTCCCGTCTTGGTGGAGCTGGAGCAGGAAGGCTTTCGGGTGATCCCGACGGCGACAGCTTCGCGCCTTACGATGGACCGGGAAGGGATTCGCCGATTGGCAGCGGAGACGCTTCAGCTTCGCACCGCGAAGTACGCTTTTGCCGATACGTTGGACGAACTGAAAGCTGCCGTTGCCCAGATTGGTACTCCATGTGTGATTAAGCCGATCATGAGCTCTTCAGGAAAAGGTCAGAGTGTTTGTCGTACACCGGAGGATGCGGAGCATTCTTGGAACTACGCCATGGAAGGCGGAAGAGCGAAGGCAGGTCGAGTGATTGTCGAAGAATTCATTCATTTTGACTCAGAAATTACACTGCTAACGGTACGGTCCGTGTCAGGAACCACCTATTGCGAGCCGATCGGGCATATTCAAAAGGACGGAGACTACATCGAATCCTGGCAGCCTCATGCTATGAGCGAATATCACATTGAAGAAGCAAAACACATGGCGAAGACCATCACGGACGCACTGGGCGGCTACGGGATTTATGGCGTTGAACTGTTTTTGTCCCAAGAAGGTGTCTATTTCAGCGAAGTGTCTCCGCGACCTCACGATACCGGAATGGTGACGATGGCTACACAGGACTTGTCCGAATTCGCGCTGCATGCCAGAGCGATTCTGGGTCTGCCAATCACATGCATTCGTTTGTTGACACCGGGAGCCAGCTATACACTAAAAGCGGATCGCGAGGCAGCCGACTATAGCATCAGCGGTTTGGAAGAAGCTTTGTCTGTACCTCATACACAAGTTCGTGTGTTCGGGAAGCCGGAAACGAAGGTAGGCCGTCGAATGGCCGTTGCGCTTAGCAGCGCTGATACTACGGAAGAAGCAAGAAGCCGGGCGAAGCAGGCGGCAGCCGCTTTAAAGCTTAACTACGAATAA
- a CDS encoding vWA domain-containing protein yields MRPTAEQEAAYRRLSERAAPLAKKLERVIRRTLEQKRIAPRGDRLFGRLDKRLTRAVIEEAPRLFYKKRAPVPQIDAAFALLVDCSASMYDKMDETKQGLVLFHETLRSLRIPHEIVGFWEDADRVTEQEAPNLFQVAVDFGSSCASGSGTALLALEPQQDNRDGYAIRLMTERLLRRAERQRVLLVFSDGEPSAADYNDAGILDTCEAVLQARRLGLEVISVFLAAGQVHETQQLTMRNIYGRSSVVVPDVSELPEHLTPILRKLLLKSIF; encoded by the coding sequence GTGCGGCCCACTGCGGAGCAGGAGGCCGCCTACAGGCGCCTGAGCGAGCGCGCTGCGCCGCTCGCGAAGAAGCTCGAGCGCGTCATCCGGCGCACGCTCGAGCAGAAGCGGATCGCCCCGCGCGGCGATCGGCTGTTCGGACGGCTCGACAAGCGCTTGACGCGAGCCGTGATCGAAGAAGCGCCGCGTCTCTTCTATAAGAAGCGCGCGCCGGTGCCCCAGATCGACGCGGCGTTCGCGCTGCTCGTCGACTGCTCGGCGTCCATGTATGACAAAATGGACGAAACAAAACAGGGTCTCGTGCTGTTCCACGAGACCCTCCGGTCCTTGCGAATCCCCCACGAAATCGTGGGATTCTGGGAGGACGCGGACCGCGTCACGGAGCAGGAAGCGCCGAACCTGTTCCAGGTTGCGGTCGACTTCGGCTCCTCCTGCGCGTCCGGCAGCGGCACGGCTCTGCTGGCACTCGAGCCGCAGCAGGACAATCGAGACGGCTATGCTATCCGTCTCATGACGGAGCGCCTCCTCCGGCGCGCCGAGCGGCAGCGTGTGCTGCTCGTCTTCTCGGACGGCGAGCCGTCGGCGGCGGACTACAATGACGCAGGTATTCTCGACACCTGCGAGGCTGTGCTGCAAGCCCGGCGTCTTGGCCTTGAAGTCATAAGCGTATTTTTAGCCGCTGGCCAGGTCCATGAGACCCAGCAGTTGACTATGCGCAACATTTATGGTCGCAGCAGTGTAGTGGTTCCAGACGTCAGTGAGCTTCCCGAACACCTGACACCGATTCTGCGCAAGCTGCTGCTGAAATCTATCTTTTAG
- a CDS encoding ATP-binding protein — translation MLSKLPQEMADQISVQKQRQAQGLTPLEQNLIGSAEFEAPQEDVLLDAAIALCLEKNVLLKGPTGSGKTKLAEHLSSLFGQPLHAVNCSTDLDAEALLGFKTLTHDKNGAPMIEFVPGPIMKAMTRGHFLYIDEINMAKPETLPLINGVLDHRRAITNPFTGEVVTAAEGFRVIAALNEGYIGTVPLNEALKNRFVSIEVPYLQGDALYRLLIEKSKLKQEKMLRSFVQLSADLLALIQMGQLPDEAGSIRALLDACDLAAYIPPVRAVTRAIADKLTDERERAAVINTAETLF, via the coding sequence ATGTTATCCAAGCTTCCGCAGGAGATGGCGGACCAAATATCCGTTCAAAAGCAACGCCAGGCACAAGGGTTAACTCCTCTTGAACAAAATCTGATCGGCAGCGCAGAGTTCGAAGCGCCTCAGGAGGACGTGCTTCTGGATGCTGCAATTGCTTTATGTTTAGAAAAGAATGTGCTGCTGAAAGGACCGACGGGTTCCGGTAAAACGAAGCTGGCCGAGCATTTGTCCAGTTTGTTTGGTCAGCCGCTTCATGCCGTTAACTGCTCGACGGATCTTGATGCCGAGGCTTTATTAGGGTTTAAGACACTAACACATGACAAGAATGGTGCGCCGATGATTGAATTTGTTCCAGGACCGATCATGAAGGCAATGACCAGAGGGCATTTTCTATACATAGATGAAATTAATATGGCCAAGCCGGAGACACTTCCGCTGATTAATGGCGTTCTGGACCATCGTAGAGCAATTACAAATCCCTTCACGGGTGAAGTTGTGACTGCAGCCGAAGGTTTCAGGGTCATTGCTGCACTCAATGAAGGCTATATCGGAACAGTGCCGTTAAATGAAGCCTTAAAAAACCGGTTTGTCAGCATTGAAGTACCCTATCTGCAGGGTGATGCGCTATACCGGTTGCTAATAGAGAAGTCCAAGCTGAAGCAGGAGAAAATGCTGCGATCCTTTGTGCAGCTATCTGCCGATTTATTGGCCCTTATCCAAATGGGACAGCTGCCGGATGAAGCAGGTTCGATCCGAGCGCTTTTGGATGCTTGCGATCTAGCTGCTTACATCCCGCCGGTACGAGCCGTTACACGTGCTATTGCGGACAAGCTAACGGATGAGAGGGAACGCGCCGCTGTTATCAATACAGCGGAGACGTTATTTTAA
- a CDS encoding YhcN/YlaJ family sporulation lipoprotein: protein MTVRKSTKKPIGMKVVLAALLLWTMTGCASSSSQHEAGSNSENPGTWDVDSRNNENPSLGAKSIDRLPKPSSKISTFDTSAAHENSHLVMNRDLATQLKKDAQLQEAAVAMTNNNIYVAAAPSGMKAASKGEDAQQQALRQGHDPASGAGIFGNGFGNQVDWITNVPLPTDSARKMKETIQRIYPDANVFISTNPHFVSRMMFYNQQQGSKSMDLYLNEFNTMVQYAFPDYATGQKSATPVK from the coding sequence ATGACAGTGAGAAAGAGCACGAAGAAACCAATCGGCATGAAAGTAGTCCTAGCTGCACTGCTTTTATGGACAATGACAGGCTGTGCAAGCTCATCCTCACAACATGAAGCAGGCTCCAATTCGGAGAATCCCGGCACTTGGGATGTGGATTCCAGAAATAATGAGAATCCTTCGCTTGGCGCAAAAAGTATCGACCGGCTTCCAAAGCCATCCTCGAAAATTAGCACATTTGACACGTCTGCTGCTCATGAAAATAGTCATCTCGTAATGAATAGGGATCTTGCCACTCAGCTGAAAAAGGACGCCCAATTGCAAGAAGCAGCTGTTGCCATGACCAATAACAACATCTATGTAGCAGCGGCTCCAAGCGGGATGAAGGCGGCATCTAAAGGAGAGGATGCGCAGCAGCAGGCGCTCCGTCAAGGACATGATCCTGCGTCAGGGGCTGGAATTTTCGGGAATGGGTTTGGCAATCAGGTGGATTGGATCACCAATGTACCGCTTCCTACAGATTCAGCGAGAAAAATGAAGGAAACGATTCAGAGGATTTATCCGGATGCCAATGTGTTTATCTCTACGAATCCTCATTTCGTTAGCCGAATGATGTTCTACAACCAACAGCAGGGCAGCAAGTCCATGGATTTGTATCTCAATGAGTTTAACACCATGGTTCAATATGCTTTCCCGGACTATGCAACAGGTCAGAAAAGTGCAACTCCAGTAAAATAA
- a CDS encoding trimeric intracellular cation channel family protein — MEEEYDILGVYVLGLVTAFGGGVVRNLLIGKPVTSLWEQGMYFQIALFAMTLVFLMPAKYIRLWKTWEAFFDAIGLAAFSIQGAIYATNMGHPLSAVIVAAVLTGIGGGMIRDVLAGRKPLVLKDEIYAVWGMLAGAIVGLGWAHNTWQLAIVFVIVVVLRMLSVLNKWKLPKRSLRQNLTGTTEM, encoded by the coding sequence ATGGAAGAAGAGTATGATATTTTGGGCGTATATGTACTGGGGCTTGTAACAGCATTCGGCGGAGGCGTGGTACGTAATCTGCTGATCGGCAAGCCGGTCACTTCCCTTTGGGAGCAAGGGATGTATTTTCAGATCGCCCTGTTTGCGATGACGCTGGTGTTTCTCATGCCGGCTAAGTATATTCGGTTATGGAAGACTTGGGAAGCTTTTTTCGACGCGATTGGACTGGCGGCTTTTTCGATTCAAGGCGCGATATATGCAACCAATATGGGCCATCCGCTGAGTGCGGTCATTGTTGCCGCGGTATTAACGGGAATCGGCGGGGGGATGATCCGTGATGTGCTGGCGGGACGCAAGCCCTTAGTGCTGAAGGATGAAATTTACGCCGTGTGGGGCATGCTGGCTGGAGCGATCGTTGGACTTGGATGGGCCCACAATACATGGCAATTAGCGATCGTGTTCGTCATCGTCGTCGTACTGCGTATGCTGTCCGTGCTCAACAAGTGGAAGCTGCCTAAGCGGTCGCTGCGTCAAAATCTCACGGGAACAACAGAGATGTAG
- a CDS encoding Gfo/Idh/MocA family protein, giving the protein MSHSNPIRIGIIGAGNIGNVHMEVLSGIPEAQLAAVTDVYLPLAESRAKQYNIEKVYANTEQLLADASIDAVIIAVSNEWHAPIAVQALQAGKHVMLEKPMAINLESAKTIVEAERQAGKILMIPHQLRWESLSMQVKDQAEKGALGHIYHAKAGWVRRKGIPGWGTWFTQMEKSGGGPLIDLGVHMLDLSLYLMGNPKPVSVYGATYSEFGPRKRGIGTWGTPNWNGNYDVEDLATALIKLDNGATLSLDVSWAALVETDNQPYVQLLGSEGGASIRGTKGKLLAEMFDREADVDLQIPDKDEGPRARMAKHFLACIREGKQPITSVMTGYTNNLILDAIYRSSETGKEIELNWEV; this is encoded by the coding sequence ATGAGTCATAGCAATCCAATTCGCATTGGGATCATCGGAGCAGGCAATATTGGAAACGTACATATGGAAGTTTTGAGCGGCATACCGGAAGCACAGCTTGCGGCTGTAACGGACGTGTATCTGCCTTTAGCCGAATCCAGAGCGAAGCAATATAACATTGAGAAGGTGTATGCGAATACGGAGCAGCTGCTGGCTGACGCATCGATTGATGCGGTGATTATTGCTGTATCTAATGAGTGGCATGCTCCAATTGCTGTTCAGGCTCTGCAGGCAGGCAAACACGTTATGCTCGAAAAGCCGATGGCCATTAACCTAGAATCAGCCAAAACGATTGTGGAAGCGGAACGGCAAGCAGGCAAAATCCTCATGATCCCACATCAGCTACGCTGGGAATCTCTCTCTATGCAGGTAAAAGATCAGGCAGAAAAGGGAGCGCTTGGACATATTTATCATGCTAAAGCCGGCTGGGTTCGCCGCAAAGGGATCCCAGGCTGGGGAACCTGGTTTACCCAAATGGAAAAATCCGGCGGTGGTCCGCTGATCGATTTAGGTGTTCATATGCTTGATCTTTCCCTTTATTTGATGGGGAATCCGAAGCCTGTATCGGTATATGGAGCAACGTATTCAGAGTTTGGGCCTCGTAAGCGCGGTATCGGCACATGGGGAACTCCAAATTGGAACGGTAACTATGATGTCGAAGATTTGGCAACGGCACTCATCAAGCTGGATAACGGAGCCACGCTGTCTCTTGATGTAAGCTGGGCGGCTCTCGTGGAGACGGACAACCAGCCTTATGTTCAGCTGCTGGGTTCTGAAGGCGGCGCTTCGATCCGCGGTACCAAAGGAAAGCTGCTTGCAGAGATGTTTGACCGCGAAGCGGATGTTGATCTTCAGATTCCTGACAAGGATGAAGGTCCTCGCGCACGTATGGCCAAGCACTTCCTTGCCTGCATTCGGGAAGGTAAGCAGCCGATCACTTCCGTGATGACTGGATATACGAATAACTTGATTCTTGATGCTATTTATCGCTCGTCCGAGACAGGCAAAGAAATTGAGCTTAACTGGGAAGTTTAA
- the kapB gene encoding kinase-associated lipoprotein B, with translation MNAVSLQVGDQVIAEYKTGVYYGEIAEQPGAMKAAVRILAVREHPTQGDLHNPMEADVAYFHQRRALAHLEIALMPLATIKPYGGVVPEYQESLKRALMTQMSKLSNLEAWAKRSLQELEQLQADYFSK, from the coding sequence ATGAACGCAGTATCGTTACAAGTCGGAGATCAAGTCATAGCAGAATATAAGACAGGTGTGTATTACGGAGAAATTGCGGAGCAGCCGGGTGCCATGAAGGCAGCGGTTCGTATTCTAGCCGTGAGGGAACATCCTACGCAAGGTGATCTGCATAATCCCATGGAAGCGGATGTAGCCTATTTTCATCAGCGCAGAGCATTGGCACATCTTGAGATTGCGCTCATGCCGCTTGCAACGATCAAGCCTTATGGGGGCGTAGTGCCTGAATATCAAGAGTCACTGAAGAGAGCGCTCATGACGCAAATGAGCAAGCTGTCGAATCTAGAGGCATGGGCCAAACGCTCTCTGCAGGAGCTTGAACAACTCCAAGCGGATTATTTTTCGAAATAA